From Ancylobacter pratisalsi, one genomic window encodes:
- a CDS encoding winged helix-turn-helix domain-containing protein, with the protein MTREMPQAGGLVFDDVVLDETCLFAHRNGEQVRFTRSERALLLALSRNPHRLMQRGQLLDAIAPTQADASDRNVDFLVNRLRTKLGDSARSPRFIATQYGEGYVWIAAKLPAVAPKPDPAPVSGLLAIAAVVPPHDQGLAEYAEAITGQMRDMIAGRLGAGQTVIVLERAATLATRYVLKVSLQDNGARLDCTATLREGPSRRIIRAFRLEFGAGATTSLAPEVERTSISIVEALRRNLAEASEGLGTPADQPHEIRLRKASALLSASNPEWLEKGLQLRDARAQNPASADIALQWGLHLFARLVLTNPFTGISRDERDEIESEIEATVLDCLPFIETNPLLMLTAAKLLYFVDRGHLELAEDLADRAFARMADSPAALPVLGQLRQARGDFAAAVAFFDRGIEMADPDSAFDVHMRVLKYIALLAAGDREALKVPAAFIHGSPHSPPDLSVMVTVLITPAGQQLPEAVTDALMAAGREGARNAIEYTYMTSVRHLTSLQARANIMQGLVGHMTRLHGKDVVAPFVLAGTGLAAVA; encoded by the coding sequence ATGACGCGTGAGATGCCGCAGGCGGGCGGCTTGGTATTCGACGATGTCGTCCTGGATGAGACGTGCCTGTTCGCCCACCGCAACGGGGAGCAGGTTCGCTTCACGCGCAGCGAGCGCGCACTCCTTCTGGCGCTTTCCCGGAACCCGCACCGCCTGATGCAGCGCGGCCAGTTGCTCGATGCGATCGCGCCGACCCAGGCTGATGCGTCCGACCGCAACGTCGACTTTCTGGTCAACCGCCTGCGTACCAAGCTCGGCGACAGCGCACGGTCCCCAAGATTCATCGCCACGCAATATGGTGAGGGCTATGTCTGGATCGCAGCGAAACTGCCGGCCGTTGCACCGAAGCCTGATCCGGCCCCGGTCAGCGGACTTCTGGCGATAGCTGCTGTCGTTCCACCGCATGATCAGGGCCTTGCCGAATATGCCGAGGCCATTACCGGTCAGATGCGCGACATGATCGCGGGCCGGCTCGGGGCCGGCCAGACCGTGATCGTGTTGGAGCGTGCGGCGACGCTGGCGACACGCTATGTTCTGAAGGTGAGCCTGCAGGACAACGGTGCTCGGTTGGATTGCACGGCAACCCTGCGCGAGGGGCCATCACGGCGCATCATCCGGGCTTTCCGGCTCGAGTTCGGCGCCGGCGCCACGACCTCGCTCGCGCCGGAGGTGGAACGCACCTCGATCAGCATCGTCGAGGCGCTGCGGCGCAATCTGGCTGAAGCCTCTGAGGGGCTTGGCACGCCCGCCGACCAGCCGCACGAAATCCGCCTGCGCAAGGCGTCGGCCCTATTGTCAGCCTCCAACCCGGAATGGCTAGAGAAGGGTCTGCAACTACGCGATGCGCGGGCGCAGAATCCGGCGAGTGCGGACATTGCCCTGCAATGGGGTCTCCATCTGTTTGCGCGCCTTGTCCTCACCAATCCCTTTACCGGCATAAGCCGCGACGAGCGCGACGAGATCGAGAGTGAGATTGAGGCAACCGTGCTGGATTGTCTGCCATTCATCGAGACCAACCCGTTGCTGATGCTGACCGCCGCCAAGCTGCTCTATTTCGTCGATCGCGGTCATCTCGAGCTTGCCGAGGATCTTGCGGACAGGGCCTTTGCCCGTATGGCGGACTCTCCCGCCGCCTTGCCGGTGCTCGGGCAGTTGCGGCAGGCACGCGGCGACTTCGCCGCGGCGGTGGCATTCTTCGATCGCGGCATCGAGATGGCGGATCCCGATTCCGCATTCGACGTGCACATGCGTGTCCTTAAGTACATCGCGCTGTTGGCAGCAGGCGACCGCGAGGCGCTGAAGGTGCCGGCGGCGTTCATTCACGGGAGCCCGCATTCGCCGCCGGACCTCAGCGTGATGGTCACCGTGCTGATCACGCCGGCCGGCCAACAATTGCCGGAGGCGGTCACCGATGCCCTGATGGCGGCCGGCCGCGAAGGCGCGCGCAACGCGATCGAGTACACCTACATGACGTCGGTGCGCCATCTCACCTCGCTGCAGGCGCGCGCCAACATCATGCAGGGGCTCGTCGGGCATATGACCAGACTGCACGGCAAGGATGTGGTTGCGCCGTTCGTCCTTGCGGGAACGGGCCTGGCTGCGGTGGCCTGA